One region of Danio rerio strain Tuebingen ecotype United States chromosome 5, GRCz12tu, whole genome shotgun sequence genomic DNA includes:
- the taf1 gene encoding transcription initiation factor TFIID subunit 1 codes for MSDSDSDEDQDRPFHLTGFLFGNINENGQLEDDSVLDTESKKHLAGLGTLGLGSLITEITASEEETAEQEQDQSSTDAEGWVRSTEDAVDYSDISEVAEDETRKYRQAMGNLQPSRRTDDEDDYDADCEDVDSKLMPPPPPPTQPITAKKDDTPTQNSSVTDEGDGIILPSIIAPSSVGDKVDFSSSSDSESESDRPSQGSGTGKKAGCLTLPLAGIMQKDAAKALPGVTELFPEFRPGKVLRFLRLFGPGKNMPSVWRSARRKRKRKQKEPQSDMAAAGDIESLPSEPGAKKKSGWDYEYAPPPPPEQCLSDDEITMMAPVESKFMQVSGEGDKVSEMRPKVAEWRYGPAQLWYDMLGVPEDGSGFHYGFKLKDDKQEDNTDAVTKMATPPASEPVPEQEPPQESQDKADEDAPMQDELFLMVTQLQWEEDIIWNGEDVKHKGTKTQRASLAGWLPTSMTRNANAYNAQQGLSRSNSQLVPPTPPPLTKTPSITGSKRDKHNHDHQVSHEDDTPWFSIFPIDNEELVYGRWEDNIIWDDQNMDCIPSPPVLTLNPNDENIILEIPDEKEERTSHSPSKENKKETALKKSRILLGKTGVIKDEPQQNMSQPEIKDPWNLSNDEFYYPKQQGLRGSFGGNIIQHSIPTVELRQPFFPTHMGPMKLRQFHRPSLKKYSFGALSQPGPHAVQPLLKHIKKKAKMREQERQASGGGDMFFMRTAQDLTGKDGDLVLAEYSEEYPPLHMQVGMASKIKNYYKRKPGKDPGAPDCKYGETVYCHTSPFLGSLHPGQLLQAFENNLFRAPIYLHKMPETDFLIIRTRQGYFIRELVDIFVVGQECPLYEVPGPNSKRANTHIRDFLQVFIYRLFWKSKDRPRRIRMEDIKKAFPSHSESSIRKRLKLCADFKRTGMDSNWWVLKPDFRLPTEEEIRAMVSPEQCCAYYSMLVAEQRLKDAGYGEKSFFAPEEENEEEFQMKIDDEVRTAPWNTTRAFIAAMKGKCLLEVTGVADPTGCGEGFSYVKVPNKPTQQKDDREPQPVKKTVTGTDADLRRLSLKNAKQLLRKFGVPEEEIKKLSRWEVIDVVRTMSTEQARSGEGPMSKFARGSRFSVAEHQERYKEECQRIFDLQNKVLESTEVLSTDTDSSSAEDSDFEEMGKNIENMLQNKKTSSQLSREREEQERKELQRMLMGEDNERERGRKERRKGSSALSTSSHKDDDASSVTSLNSSATGRRLKIYRTFCDEDGKEYVRCETVRKPAVIDAYLRIRTTKDDEFIRKFALFDEQHREEMRKERRRIQEQLRRLKRNQEKDRFKGPPEKKTKKAKERPDLKLKCGACGAIGHMRTNKFCPLYYQTNAPPSNPVAMTEEQEEELEKTVIHNDNEELIKVEGTKIVLGKQLIESADEVRRKSLVLKFPKQQLPPKKKRRVGTTVHCDYLNRPHKSIHRRRTDPMVTLSSVLESIINDMRDLPNTYPFHTPVNGKVVKDYYKIITRPMDLQTLRENVRKRMYPSREEFRESVELIFKNSATYNGAKHPLTVVAQAMLSLCVEKIKEKEERLVRLEKAINPLLDDDDQVAFSFILDNIVTQKMMAVPDSWPFHHPVNKKFVPDYYKVIINPMDLDTLRKNISKHKYQNREVFLSDVGLIHTNSVKYNGPDSPYTKTALEIVNVCKQTLAEYDEHLTQLEKDILTAKEAALDAADLESLDPLTPGPYTPQGRHRGRLGEEESDVDIEGFEEDDDGKPKTPAPHFQVEDGDLDDEDDDDEDDELLMRPPRRMHIDEDDDDDDEGSSRPAQASVLYQDLLMSDAEDDASEEEGDNPFSSIQLSESGSDSDADLGHQESTRIGLEQEESMMSYEGEGPDGLTHMEDSNVSFGSYDDGDSQMQRQVSSPRTGERDVDEVYGISEEEEDEEEEDERRRGPSVLTQVQLSDDEEDSEEFRSVGGDSDMDSDN; via the exons ATGTCAGACTCGGACAGTGATGAGGATCAGGATCGGCCCTTCCACTTGACAGGGTTTCTTTTTGGCAACATTAACGAGAATGGACAGCTGGAAGATGACAGTGTGCTGGATACG GAGTCAAAGAAGCATTTGGCTGGTCTGGGAACGCTGGGTTTGGGTTCACTCATTACAGAGATCACAGCCAGCGAGGAGGAAACAGCCGAGCAAGAGCAAGATCAGAGCAGCACTGACGCAGAAG GATGGGTGAGGAGCACTGAAGATGCAGTTGATTACTCTGATATCAGTGAAGTTGCCGAGGATGAAACTCGCAAATACAGACAGGCCATGGGCAACCTGCAGCCCTCGCGGAGAACAG ATGACGAGGATGACTATGATGCTGATTGTGAGGATGTTGATTCCAAACTCATGCCACCTCCCCCTCCCCCTACTCAACCAATCACGGCGAAGAAAGATGACACGCCCACTCAGAACAGCAGTG tGACTGATGAGGGAGATGGTATCATCCTGCCTTCCATTATTGCTCCGTCATCTGTGGGTGATAAGGTTGATTTCAGCAGTTCATCGGACAGCGAGAGTGAGAGCGATCGACCTTCTCAGGGTTCAGGGACAGGGAAAAAGGCAGGGTGTCTCACCCTCCCTCTCGCAGGGATTATGCAAAAAGATGCTGCCAAAGCCCTGCCTGGAGTCACTGAGCTCTTTCCTGAGTTCAGACCTGGAAAG GTGTTGCGGTTCTTGCGGTTGTTTGGTCCTGGAAAGAACATGCCATCTGTATGGCGAAGTGCGCGCAGGAAGCGAAAACGAAAGCAGAAAGAGCCACAGTCTGACATGGCAGCTGCGGGTGACATTGAATCACTGCCATCTGAACCAGGGGCTAAGAAAAAATCAGGGTGGGACTATGAGTATGCACCGCCTCCACCCCCAGAGCAGTGTCTGTCTGATGATGAG ATCACCATGATGGCTCCGGTGGAGTCTAAGTTCATGCAGGTGTCTGGTGAAGGTGATAAAGTGTCTGAGATGAGGCCAAAGGTGGCTGAGTGGCGTTATGGTCCAGCACAGCTTTGGTATGACATGCTTGGTGTCCCGGAGGATGGCAGCGGCTTTCATTATGGATTTAAGCTGAAAGATGACAAACAGGAAGACAACACTGATGCAGTGACAAAAATGGCAACTCCTCCAGCTTCTGAACCAGTGCCTGAGCAGGAACCACCACAAGAATCACAAGATAAG gcGGATGAGGATGCTCCAATGCAGGATGAGCTGTTTTTAATGGTGACCCAACTGCAGTGGGAGGAAGACATTATCTGGAATGGAGAGGATGTAAAACACAAGGGCACTAAAACTCAGCGTGCTAGTCTGGCTGGGTGGCTGCCTACTAGCATGACCCGAAACGCCAATGCTTACAACGCTCAGCAGG gtCTAAGCCGCAGTAATTCTCAGTTGGTGCCCCCAACCCCTCCTCCTTTGACCAAAACTCCATCCATAACAGGATCCAAGAGAGACAAACATAATCATGATCATCAGG TTTCTCATGAGGATGACACCCCATGGTTCTCAATATTCCCAATTGATAACGAGGAGCTTGTTTATGGACGTTGGGAAGACAACATCATTTGGGATGATCAGAACATGGACTGTATCCCTTCACCTCCTGTTCTCACCCTTAACCCCAATGATGAGAACATCATACTAG AGATCCCAGATGAAAAAGAGGAGAGAACCTCACATTCACCctccaaagaaaataaaaaagagacagCATTGAAAAAAAGTCGCATTCTGCTGGGAAAGACTGGCGTCATCAAAGATGAACCCCAACAG AATATGTCCCAACCGGAGATCAAAGATCCCTGGAATCTGTCCAATGATGAGTTCTACTACCCCAAACAGCAGGGCCTCAGGGGCTCATTTGGCGGAAACATCATTCAG CACTCCATTCCTACGGTTGAGTTGAGGCAGCCGTTCTTCCCCACTCACATGGGACCCATGAAACTACGACAGTTCCATCGACCTTCTCTGAAGAAGTACTCATTTGGAGCACTGTCCCAGCCTGGTCCGCACGCAGTCCAACCACTTCTCAAACACATCAAGAAAAAGGCTAAG ATGCGAGAACAGGAGCGGCAGGCATCAGGTGGAGGGGACATGTTCTTTATGCGCACTGCTCAGGATCTGACAGGCAAAGACGGAGACCTGGTTTTGGCTGAATACAGTGAGGAGTATCCTCCTCTTCACATGCAAGTTGGCATGGCATCTAAGATTAAGAACTATTACAAAAGA AAACCAGGTAAAGACCCAGGCGCACCTGACTGTAAATATGGAGAGACCGTTTACTGCCACACTTCACCATTCCTTGGATCATTGCACCCTGGACAGCTGCTACAG GCATTTGAAAATAACTTGTTTAGAGCTCCCATATACCTTCATAAGATGCCTGAGACAGATTTCCTCATTATCCGGACGAGGCAGGGTTACTTTATCCGGGAGCTTGTGGACATATTTGTTGTGGGTCAGGAGTGCCCTCTTTATGAGGTGCCAGGGCCCAACTCTAAACGAGCCAACACACACATTCGAGATTTTCTTCAG GTTTTCATCTATCGTCTGTTCTGGAAGAGTAAGGATCGTCCTCGCCGCATTCGTATGGAAGACATAAAGAAAGCGTTTCCATCTCACTCTGAAAGCAGCATCCGCAAACGCCTCAAACTCTGTGCTGACTTTAAACGCACAG GCATGGACTCTAACTGGTGGGTGCTGAAACCTGATTTCCGGCTTCCGACTGAAGAGGAGATCAGAGCGATGGTCTCCCCAGAGCAGTGTTGTgcatactacagtatgctggtgGCAGAGCAGAGGCTGAAG GATGCTGGTTATGGTGAGAAGTCTTTCTTTGCACCCGAGGAAGAGAATGAGGAGGAATTCCAGATGAAGATTGACGATGAG GTACGCACTGCACCATGGAACACAACTCGGGCATTTATTGCAGCCATGAAGGGCAAGTGTCTCCTGGAGGTCACAGGGGTTGCTGACCCTACCGGGTGTGGAGAGGGATTCTCATATGTTAAAGTCCCTAACAAACCTACGCAGCAGAAG GATGATCGAGAGCCTCAGCCAGTAAAAAAGACAGTAACTGGGACTGATGCTGATCTGAGACGCCTATCACTCAAAAATGCCAAGCAGTTGCTTCGCAAGTTTGGGGTTCCTGAAGAAGAG ataAAGAAACTGTCCCGTTGGGAGGTTATCGATGTCGTGAGGACCATGTCTACTGAGCAGGCTCGTTCAGGGGAAGGACCAATGAGTAAATTTGCTCGTGGGTCTCGATTCTCTGTAGCCGAACATCAAGAACGTTACAAAGAGGAGTGCCAGAGGATCTTTGACCTGCAGAACAA AGTACTAGAGTCCACAGAGGTGTTATCGACAGACACAGACAGCAGCTCAGCGGAGGACAGTGATTTTGAGGAGATGGGCAAGAACATCGAGAACATGCTGCAAAATAAGAAGACCAGCTCTCAGCtgagcagagagagagaagagcAGGAGAGGAAAGAGCTGCAGCGAATGCTGATGGGAGAGGACAACGAGAGGGAGAGGGGCCGCAAGGAGAGACGCAAAggct CGAGTGCCCTCTCCACCAGCTCTCACAAAGATGATGACGCTTCCTCCGTCACTAGTCTGAACTCCTCAGCAACAGGGCGAAGGCTGAAAATCTATCGCACCTTTTGTGATGAGGATGGCAAGGAGTATGTGCGCTGCGAGACTGTACGCAAACCGGCTGTTATTGACGCTTATCTGCGTATACGCACTACTAAGGATGATGAGTTCAT TCGCAAGTTTGCTTTGTTTGATGAGCAGCACAGGGAGGAGATGAGAAAGGAACGGCGCAGAATTCAGGAGCAGCTCCGACGCCTCAAACGAAACCAAGAGAAAGACCGATTTAAAGGACCACCTGAGAAAAAGACCAAGAAGGCTAAAGAACGACCAGACCTGAAG CTGAAATGTGGAGCTTGTGGTGCAATTGGCCATATGAGAACCAACAAGTTTTGCCCGCTGTACTACCAAACCAATGCTCCCCCCTCCAATCCGGTGGCTATGACAGAGGAACAGGAAGAGGAGCTTGAGAAAACTGTAATCCACAATGATAATGAAGAACTCATTAAAGTAGAAGGAACCAAGATTGTGCTTGGAAAACAACTCATTGAGAG TGCTGATGAAGTGCGGAGGAAATCTCTGGTTCTGAAGTTCCCCAAGCAGCAGCTTCCTCCTAAAAAGAAGAGGCGTGTGGGGACAACGGTGCACTGTGACTACCTCAAT CGGCCTCATAAGTCTATTCACCGCAGGAGGACAGACCCCATGGTCACGCTTTCTTCGGTCCTGGAGAGCATCATTAATGACATGAGGGATCTTCCAAAT ACGTACCCGTTTCACACTCCTGTCAATGGCAAAGTGGTCAAGGATTATTACAAGATCATCACACGGCCGATGGATTTGCAGACGTTACGTGAAAACGTTCGCAAGCGCATGTACCCTTCacgagaggagttcagagaaagCGTTGAGCTCATCTTCAAAAACAGTGCTACTTATAATG gtgcCAAGCATCCTTTAACTGTTGTTGCTCAAGCAATGCTGAGTCTGTGTGTTGAAAAGATCAAAGAG AAAGAGGAGCGTCTTGTTCGATTGGAGAAAGCCATTAATCCTCTTCTGGATGACGATGATCAAGTTGCTTTCTCTTTCATCCTCGACAACATTGTCACACAGAAGATGATGGCCGTACCTGAC TCTTGGCCTTTCCATCATCCAGTTAACAAGAAATTTGTTCCTGACTATTATAAAGTCATCATCAACCCCATGGATCTGGACACACTCCGTAAG AACATCTCCAAGCACAAGTATCAGAATCGAGAGGTGTTTCTTTCAGATGTGGGTCTCATTCACACCAACAGTGTCAAGTATAATG GTCCTGATAGTCCTTATACAAAAACTGCTCTGGAAATTGTGAACGTTTGCAAGCAGACTTTAGCGGAG TATGATGAACACCTGACTCAGCTGGAGAAAGACATCCTTACTGCTAAAGAAGCTGCTCTGGACGCTGCAGACCTTGAGAGTTTAGATCCATTAACTCCAGGGCCGTATACACCGCAG GGTCGACACAGAGGCAGATTGGGTGAAGAGGAGTCTGATGTGGACATAGAAGGATTTGAGGAAGATGATGACGGCAAACCGAAAACACCTGCTCCG CACTTTCAGGTTGAAGATGGAGATCTGGATGATGAGGATgacgatgatgaagatgatgagctCCTTATGCGGCCACCGAGGCGTATGCACATTGATGAagatgacgacgatgatgatgaggGCTCCAGTCGACCAGCACAGGCCAGTGTGCTTTACCAGGATCTGCTGATGTCAGATGCTGAAGATGATGCCAGTGAGGAGGAAGGCGATAATCCATTCTCCT CTATCCAACTGTCTGAGAGCGGCAGTGATAGTGATGCTGACCTGGGACATCAAGAGAGTACACGGATTGGACTTGAACAGGAGGAGAGTATGATGTCATATGAAGGGGAGGGACCTGACGGCTTAACGCATATGGAGGACAGCAATGTCAG